One genomic window of Garra rufa chromosome 2, GarRuf1.0, whole genome shotgun sequence includes the following:
- the trmt2b gene encoding tRNA (uracil-5-)-methyltransferase homolog B: MSCAYKTMRSHLTWPLLKQNVILPKACFSYSITNRCAVNTTCKPVKRRKEKKPKLAVDSWEERLADTVTPLWRMSYEKQLQWKQEQQYKILLEMTKQLAQDSMHPFFNDLRFPLLPIVASPVIDGYRNKSSFSVNRGVDGNPKTVGYYIGTGKSGNVVCVRGDHLLNMPSKHKMVARHYEDFLRLSPLKPCILFHDGGHWREITIKTNSTGHTMAIVYFHPQTLTPEEISVHKAALVEYFTQGPGAVCQLDSLYFQESTMTRCSHEQSPFQLLHGQPYIFEEVLGFKFRISADSFFQVNRGAAEALYKTVAELNRSCVGGTLLDVCCGTGAIGISLSPQMKRVIGIELIEHAVEDAKFNAVLNKVHNCEFLSGKAEVVLPNLMATLNSDSGLTAIVNPSRAGLHYRVVRALRNHPAIRRLVYISCKPDGEAMRNFRDLCCSSDDKRKITGEAFKPSVAVPVDMFPHTLHCELVLVFER, encoded by the coding sequence ATGTCGTGTGCCTATAAAACAATGCGGTCACATTTAACCTGGCCACTGTTGAAACAAAACGTCATTTTACCAAAAGCATGCTTCAGCTATTCAATAACCAACCGCTGTGCTGTCAATACTACCTGTAAGCCTGTAAAAAGAAGAAAGGAAAAGAAACCCAAACTAGCTGTTGACTCCTGGGAAGAGAGACTGGCTGATACCGTGACTCCTCTGTGGAGAATGAGTTATGAGAAGCAGCTCCAGTGGAAACAAGAGCAGCAGTACAAGATTCTACTTGAGATGACAAAGCAACTAGCTCAGGATTCAATGCACCCTTTTTTTAACGACTTAAGATTTCCTCTGCTCCCCATAGTAGCCTCACCAGTGATTGATGGATACCGCAATAAATCATCCTTCTCTGTCAACAGAGGGGTAGATGGCAATCCAAAAACTGTTGGATATTATATTGGCACTGGTAAATCGGGTAACGTTGTCTGTGTCCGCGGTGACCATCTCCTGAACATGCCTTCAAAACACAAGATGGTTGCAAGGCACTATGAAGATTTCCTCCGCCTCTCACCACTCAAACCATGCATTTTATTTCATGACGGCGGTCACTGGAGAGAAATCACGATAAAAACGAATTCCACCGGTCACACGATGGCCATAGTTTACTTCCATCCTCAAACCCTAACGCCTGAGGAGATATCCGTCCATAAAGCTGCTCTGGTGGAGTACTTCACACAAGGTCCCGGAGCAGTTTGTCAACTGGATTCTCTTTACTTCCAGGAGTCCACAATGACCCGTTGCAGTCATGAACAATCCCCCTTTCAGCTTCTGCACGGACAACCTTATATCTTTGAGGAGGTGCTTGGCTTCAAGTTCCGCATTTCTGCTGATTCGTTCTTCCAGGTGAATCGGGGAGCAGCAGAGGCTTTGTACAAGACTGTTGCGGAGCTAAATCGGTCCTGTGTTGGAGGCACCTTGCTGGATGTCTGCTGTGGTACTGGAGCCATTGGCATTTCGTTGTCGCCACAGATGAAGAGAGTCATTGGTATCGAGCTTATTGAGCATGCGGTTGAAGACGCCAAGTTTAATGCAGTACTTAACAAAGTTCATAATTGTGAATTTCTCTCTGGAAAAGCGGAAGTTGTTCTACCAAATCTGATGGCCACTTTAAACTCTGACAGCGGGCTGACAGCCATTGTGAATCCATCCAGGGCTGGCCTGCATTATCGTGTTGTCAGAGCCTTGAGGAACCATCCTGCCATAAGAAGGCTTGTCTATATATCATGCAAACCTGATGGGGAAGCAATGAGGAACTTTAGAGACCTGTGCTGTAGTTCAGACGATAAAAGGAAGATCACTGGAGAAGCCTTTAAACCATCTGTGGCTGTGCCTGTGGATATGTTTCCACACACTCTTCATTGTGAACTAGTGCTTGTGTTTGAGCGATAG
- the scdb gene encoding stearoyl-CoA desaturase b, which produces MKEMAETTITDDVYDDAFEEKPGPSPPLQIVWRNVILMSLLHLGALYGLTVLPSASSLTLIWTGVCFMISALGITAGAHRLWSHRSYRASLPLRIFLAVANTMAFQNDIYEWARDHRVHHKFSETDADPHNARRGFFFAHIGWLLVRKHPEVIEKGRKLELADLKADEVVMFQRRHYKLSVVVMCFLIPTFVPWYFWEESLLTSYLVPCVLRYTVVLNATWLVNSAAHMWGMRPYDHNINPRENKFVAFSAIGEGFHNYHHTFPHDYATSEFGSRLNLTKAFIDVMCFLGLANDCRRVTRETIMARVKRTGDGSHKSG; this is translated from the exons ATGAAAGAAATGGCCGAAACGACGATAACAGATGATGTTTATGATGATGCTTTCGAGGAGAAACCGGGCCCGAGTCCTCCACTGCAAATCGTATGGAGAAACGTTATATTAATGTCTCTATTGCATCTAGGAGCTCTTTATGGTCTGACGGTTCTTCCATCTGCCTCTTCCTTAACGCTGATATGGA CGGGAGTGTGTTTCATGATAAGCGCTCTAGGAATAACCGCCGGCGCCCATCGCCTTTGGAGCCACAGGTCCTACAGAGCCTCGTTGCCATTACGAATCTTCCTAGCAGTCGCAAACACTATGGCTTTTCAG AATGACATCTATGAGTGGGCCAGAGACCATCGTGTCCATCACAAGTTTTCTGAGACTGATGCGGACCCACACAATGCCCGCAGAGGATTCTTCTTCGCTCACATTGGCTGGCTGCTGGTCCGCAAACACCCAGAAGTTATTGAGAAAGGACGCAAACTGGAACTCGCTGACCTAAAAGCAGATGAGGTTGTAATGTTTCAGAGGAG GCATTACAAGTTATCTGTTGTGGTGATGTGCTTTCTCATCCCCACATTTGTACCCTGGTACTTTTGGGAAGAGAGTCTTTTGACAAGTTACTTAGTTCCTTGTGTGCTGAGATACACTGTGGTCCTTAATGCGACCTGGCTGGTCAACAGTGCAGCTCACATGTGGGGAATGAGGCCCTATGACCACAACATCAATCCCAGAGAGAACAAGTTTGTTGCCTTCAGTGCCATCG GTGAAGGATTTCACAACTATCACCACACATTCCCCCATGATTATGCTACAAGTGAGTTTGGCAGTCGGCTGAACCTGACCAAAGCGTTTATAGATGTCATGTGCTTCTTGGGACTGGCCAACGATTGCAGGAGGGTAACTCGCGAGACCATCATGGCCCGTGTTAAACGCACCGGCGATGGCAGCCACAAAAGTGGTTGA